The genomic stretch AATCATTCTCAttatcgtcatcgtcgtctccaTTCCCCACCGTCCGCACCTGCTGCTCCGCCCAATCAATCGTATCGCTGATTCTCTTCGCCGTCACGGCCATCGGGGGTTCCATCCAATCGGGGACGTTGGCGAAGGTGGTGCGGGTGGGGGCGTCTTGGGAGGTGATACCGGGGCGGCTGCAAAGGTATTAGTCTCGTGTTCTTGGGATCAAGTTTGGTTTTAGGGGCGTACATTTTTGGGGAATATAAGAAGGAAAGGAgagaaaggaaaggagaggGGATGGGAGTAGGaaagaaaggaaaggagagATAAGGATGATTTCGTAAATTCTATGATATGGATATGATATGGTATTGTGAAGGCGACTTTTTTTCTGCTGTTCTGGGGGATTGGGACGTTACCGCATGATCTCTTCGTAAATCAGTCCtgcgaggagaagaaaggTGGTCAGTAAGATGTAACGAATTTCAAGCAGGCGGAACCAAGTTTGACATACGCTTCAGCTGCTCCTTTGAAAGgttgtccttgttcttgtcgaagtcgaagaactCCTCCGGGATGGGCTCCGCATTCGGCTCATCCTCCGGGTCGTGGTACGGCTCGAGGTATGGATGCTTGAgtgcctcctccaccgtgATTCTCTTAGTAGGATTGAACGCGAGTAGTTTCTCCAGCAAATCCAAGGCCAAATCGGACGTCTTGGGGAACATGGCTTTCCACGgaatcttcttcttgaaAGGTAGACTTCTAATATACTCTCTCGCGCGACGAGATTTGATGCCATAGTAATCCTCCATGGTCGGTGTGCCGAGAACATCCAAGATGAGGGTGAGTTGATGGTGGTAGTCTTTGCCCGGGAAGAGGGGTTTCCCACTCAACATCtcggcgaggatgcatccGACGGACCACACGTCGATCGCTTTCGTGTACTCCTTGAACGTGAGCATTATCTCGGGTGCACGGTACCAACGAGTCGCGACGTATTCAGTCATGAAACCTTGGTTGTCCTCGGTGCTGGCCGCAGAGCGAGCCAGGCCAAAGTCGCACACTTTGAGATCGCAGTTAGCGTTGAGCAAGAGATTGGAGGGTTTGAGATCGCGGTGGAGGACGTTGGCGGAGTGCATGGCTTTCAGCGCGCGGAGGGTCTGGTAGATGAAGTATTGGCAGTGGTCGTCCGAGAGTTCCTGGGTGCGGATGACGCGGTGCATGTCCGTCTCCATGAGTTCCTGGATGAGGTAGACTTCGGTGAAGGTCTCGTAAGATTTGGGCTTTTGGATGTCAAGAATGGAGATGATGTTCTCGTGGTTGAAGTAGCGGAGGAGCTTCATCTCGCGGAGCGTGCGGAGCTGTGTGTTGTGTCAGTATGTGATTGAGGTGATTGTACAGAGGAGGCTCCCAGAATCTCAAGAGGTCTACACACCGCAAACATGGAGTGATCAAAGGGCGAAATCTTCTTGATCGCAACCTTTTGTCCGGATGGCTTGTGCAACGCCGAGCAGACAACACCATATGCGCCTTCTCCGACCACATCTTGAATATCATACTGCTCCGACACGTTGAAGGAGATCTTGCGCGagccttgctgctgctgttgctgtgCGGTTCTCGACATGATGGCGGTAGGGGTGGTGGAGTGACCGTAGCGATTCGAGAGTGGAGGAGATCAGGCGTGAAGGATGGCGTGAATCGCGGATCGATGCAGAATAGCACTGTAGGTCGATCgaggtggtgaagtcgtCACAGCTCGTCGATCGCAGAGCTGGGCGACGACAAGGAGGGCACGCTGGTTTGCCTGCGCTGGGAGGAAGTCAGCCTTCAGCACAGAATTTCCGGATCGGACGGACAAAGAGTGGAATGTGGACGCAATTCATCTTTTCGCCCAAAGCGGCCATGTTCCTGGCGATACGGCCCGCACGTGGCAGCCACTCTTTGGATGTTGTGGACGTACCTCGATGTGTTCCTGCTCTTATTGGACTGCGTGGAGAGGTTGGGAGGAAtgcgtggaggaggaggaggaggtggaaaaGTCGACGGCAGTGAAGGGCGGGCTGTTTGTCGTCGGCGGGGCGGGCCTTTGTACGACCTGGGACGTCGGCGGTCAGCGGGAGTTTGCCGACGAACAGTGGGGCTGTGATGGAAGACGGCGCATTTGAATTGTGAAACTTACCTtgacgaggagatgaagtcaAGACAGTGGTCCCAGACGTGGATATAGGGGAGCTTGAAGGCAGGCGCGATGGGGAGAGGAGACGGTCTCGGTGAGTGAGGTGTCGGTGGATGAGGTCGTCCAGTCGTGTCTCGTGCGAAGCTAGAACTAGTAGAAGAGCTATCCCCGTCGCTAAAGGTGATGTCAATCGTCGCGGCAATGGGGCGATGTCTTTGTTGGAGAGAttgcagcaggaggaggattgtGAAGACGAGACTCTGCAGGGTCGAATTCAGCTGCAAAGGTAAGGTACCAAGAAGTGTCTCCTCCTACTCCTACGCGCGGGTGCTATAGAACTACACAAGTCAGAGGTCATCATTCATCAACTCCAGTCCAGCCCGACGGTGGATCCGCTCGAAGCTAGACCCCTCtttcctccctctccatctctGTTGTCCCATTTCTGCCCCCAAACAATACATGCAAAACCAATGAACCCCATCTCTGCCTCCTGATTCGCCTTCCACCCGCTGCCTCATCCCTCCCGCCTGTCCTTCACCCATTGGTGTGATGGCTGTGACGAGAACGAGACATCCATTCCATCTCTCCACGAACAAGCATGTCGCACCGGCCCTCCGCCTGAAagcaaaacggaaacttCCAAGAATTATGACTTTCTACTTCTacctctcgtatctcgcCCACACAGTTGAATATAAAAATTCTGAAGATACAAATAGTATCTTTGGTACAAAAAGTCTCTTGCTATGTTGTTGTTCTTGTTTCGAGATCGTTGTCGTGGTGTCAAAAAGGGTCGAGAAACTTGAGTTGTCGCTGCTAGACTGGGTGTCAGAATTTCCGTTTTGCTGTCCCCACCTTGACCGGCGAGACGCTCGGCTCGTGTCGTGCCGAGAAGGTGAACCAAACTCCCATTCTCCGATGAGGGAAAGAACAAGCGTGATCAGAGGTGAACGAGCTGTGGGAAATTGCACCATCTGAGACAGCCGCCAAAGGTTGCTGAATGATGAAACACGCGATCGAGAGGAAACATTGTTGGGGGCTGTTTTCGATGCCCAGTCTTAGCCGCCGAAGGAGTTGGAGTTGTGCGTTTCACCAGCCATCATCGTTCGTCAGGACTCGGGAAGGGTCGAGAAGAACTCAAAAGGGTGTATCGTTGATGCTGACCGACAGCAATACAAATCCAGTATGATGAGAACGTGCGAGTATATCCTCCCGCATGCACACGACTAATCGTCATCAACCAGTCTCAGAACTGCAAGCAGACACGGGTGACGGAAGACACGGTGCCCGCCCATGAACGGGATGGAAGTTTGTCGGAGAGAGCATCCGTCCGCAAGCTGTTTCGGGGCATCCCAAACGATCGTGTCCTATATGGCAGTTTAGGTTACTACCTCAATTCTCATTTTCTCAAAACCTCGTTTTATCGATATTGCGCTTAGTAAGCGCTAAACGCTCGCaacgtctacctctcttgctcgtaacatcgttcttcttcttctttttaacACCCTTACTACCCTCTCGCTATGCTACGCGCCGCCCTTAatatcgactaccttcgaaccgagatcgagctccttcttagggtcTCCGAATAGACTTACGACGACGTCGTTTAATAGCTAAGGGAAGAGTAGTAAGTAGCTATTAAGCCTCGAACGTTTAGACGGATACTAGCTCGGTAGTAGCTATCTACGCATCCGAGGATCTATTAAGATAAGGACTATTAGgcactactatatataaggattaaggagctcttcTAGCAGTAGGATATAACGGACGAGTTACTGTTAATATAcctaaagaaggacggcttCGAGATTAGCCTATAGCAATTAGCAGATATCCGGAAGAAGCTAGGCTTATATCGAAGGATCCTAAGAGATAACTAGCCTAAACACGATAAGGTTATACAAAGGGTGTTAGAGGGGACGATTGTAGGTAGTACGTTAgataactatagatataaaCGATTAGTAAGGCACCTACGGAAGGAATACAATATTATTAGAAGGTCTATATACACACTCGTAAGCACGCTCGTAAGCAGGATACGTCCGCTCGCAGGCtagattcgtccgctcgcaggctagattcgtccgctcgtaaACTGCAATTTACGCTGCTTCCCTTGCTCGTAAACTccttcgcctagctcgtaCGCTAATGCTCGTTTACTCGTAGGGATCGCATAGCTAAGATCGCGTATTCCCTTAATCCTGCAGGCTATAATACTCGCCGCCGGAAGGGTAGTTATAAGGGTATTAAGCGCGgtcgtctaaaggctaagggtcctaattatatatagtcggtagatgcctactataagttcgagatcttcgGCATCTGCTTCTACGCCTGTATTAATGTATATACACagaagattatatagattTACGtaggtactatagctaagacggtcTTCTCGGTTTCTAAGCAGTATTTGGatatagtccgagaacttaGCTTTATgctaaaggtaggctcgtTACCGCACGTCCCTATACTTGCAGCTCTACTAACTTCTATAGATTATATAAGCGGATTACAGCGTAGAGACtctattaatagctaatatacaCCTCTTTTGCCGTAAACTTTAGGAGGGTAAGAACATTAAGTTCCGCGAtagcttctagtatataacgagCAAGGGCAATTAAACAATAGAGCgcttctagggtcttagtaCAGCTGCAGGATAGAATCGATAGCGTAATTTCTTCTACCGGCTTCGCGATAAAGGCctctatagcgaggatagcAGGGCTAACTATATAGCGTTCCTTGCTGTCTTcgttctaatcctccggtTTACGGTCGAGCtatttattaatagctacaACAACTACGGCATTCGAAAGTAGCCTAAAGTCGACAGGCACTTGCCTAGTATTCCTGCTTATAACTACGACTATCctcctaatagcgtagaggatcgcggaatctaccttaatatagaGTATCCGCGTATCTAGCGGATGGCGGATTAGCATGCTTAATTCGGTTAGTATCCCCTATGCACGAGCGGCTGCGAGCGGCTGCGAGCGGTTGCGAGACGACTAGGGTTAAGGAGCGGTATAGGGATCGAGAGCTTGCTACTAGCCTGCTAGCGTTGCGAGCGTTTTACGTACTGTAACGAGCTAACTATTTACAGATCTTCTTGCATACCTTCCTCTACCGACTCTGCTATAGGCTACCGAGATGCtaatagctagtagcttTCCGGTAATGCTTAATAGTCGCGAGCTGGACgctaataaggataagatctatatagatgcatatctctacctccgcgatgctgCCGCTTGTTACCTTGTAGCTAGCAACGAGCTCGCGGAGTTTTAGACCCCTCCGAAGGGCGCTAAGTTACAGCCGCGTAACCGCataagggacttcttctACGCTAATAGCTTTGTATTCGATTAACAATATACTAGGCTATACCCTCCTGCCCTcctagccttcttcttccttctgctTACCTCTGTTCCTTATATATAGCCGTCttatagctacctcttaGTTCTGCCGCAACCCTACGGCACTACCCTACACCTCTTATACTAATCTCGGCGATGAAAACTGTAGCTTCTACGGctgccctctaccctcgcgagCAGCTCCGGCGAGCAACGACGGCGACCctacgagcgactacgagcgctagcctacccctcctagctccGGTGCTCGCGAAGGCATATATATTCTACAGAGCCGTGCGAACACTAAGATAAAGAAGGCGGCTAAGACGAAGGCCTATAAGTTACCTAACGCTACCGctaacttattaaaggaggctaagaaggctaagcgtTTAAGGGAGCTGTTAGCTAATAACAAGAGTGCAAGGGGCGGTACCTAGGATAATAAGGACAAGCTACTGCTACTATTTACTACTAAGTGCTTCCTTTATACCGTTACCCTTATAGATCCGGAGCCTGTAGATAGTAAGGACGCCGACGATAATACGACGCCGGTCTACTCCGACAAACGTAATAAGATCTTATAGCAAGCTTAGGGCGTTGTTGCCGAGATAGATACTATTCTTAAGGCCGCTACGAAACATAACTATAGAAGGCTCTTCTTAGAGTATCTACTAAACGAGAGCGTAGCTACGAAGCAGCGGCGAGACAagaagccctactacgatatcTATTTAACAAGGGAGTATAGCAGgaattagcctattaagctcGGCGCTAATAACGTAGCTGCTGCGAATACTACGATTAGGATAATATAGCTGTTTAATCTATCGACAACCGGTAGGGCTCCGTAGGCGACCGTTCGGATTACTTACGTTATCTACGCTAGCGGCTAGAAGAATTACGACaatagctaggtatatatagactTAAAACGCTCCGTAAGGAAGGACGGCGAGCCTACATTCCAGTATGTAATTAGCTACGACGTACAGACCGATAGCACTGTCCTATACCCTAATAGGCATGTAtttaaggacaaggacggcgttatttactatccgtttatatagactaatagCTACACTAGCATCGACGGCAAGAAAGTCctcgtaggctagagttacctgCTCGCAAGCTAGCTCGCACCGGAAGCACGCTACCTTGCAATAGACGCAGGCCCGTCCGGCAGCAATAGCAAGGCGCTCGCAGATTAGTCTACAGGGCTCGCGAGCCGTTCTCGTGTAGCTCGCGCTGCCTTTAGCTCCTCGTAGGACGAGCGCTCTAGCCCTCTGCCTTAGCAacgctctagctctaaacgCCCTGCTagccgcgacctctaattatcGCCGGTAAGCTAGCTTAACGACTGCATTCTACTTGACCCTAATACGGATAGCTTAGGCGATATAGTAAGGGCTAAGGAAGCTACCGCGAACCGAGCTAAGGAGAATAGtgcatcttcgacgattacCTCTGTagtagctagtgcgctaGCGCCAGCGATCCCTTCGGACTCGACAATGCCCTCTTCGTTAGCGACAACGATAATAATAACGCCTTagttaaagtcgaaggcgaaggagcctagtagtgctactactactgctgctactactactgctaCTACTGCTGCTACTACTGCTGCTACTACTGCTGCTACTACTGCTGCTACTACTGCCGCTACTACTGCTACTAGTTAAGGGGGTTTAGAGATgctagaggaggtcgccgagccggtcgttTAGCAGcagaagataaagaagaagaagaagaaggttaacgagcCGGTAGCTGTTAGTACTAGACGGAGCGAGcggactattaagcttaccgagaagggcagggctaactagaaggactaatatatacgaaTCTAATAAATATACGCTACTAACGACTCGCTCGTTGCGTGCTCGCGGACTAAATAGACTAGCTCGTAGCTAGAAGGAACGATAAACGtatatcttaatatcttaatatcttaatatcttaatctCTTAACACcttaattctcttccttaaaaacgGCTCGCGGCGTGTACGTAGGCTAAAACGGCTGGCTCGTAAGCGtaaaaacgagggatttaaggAGATATATAGCAACTAACGCATTTATTTAGGTATTAACATGTAGGCTCGTAaggctcgcggagagctcgtaggctaaatcgatctatctattaatctattacgcCTAGTCTGCTAAACTTCTCGTTAACAGTACGCTAATACTGCAACACCGActgcttaatcttagtaatagcaGCCTTTAACTTACTCCGCACGTTATTAACCTtgtctataatctccttaattagctcctcctttagctaacCTTTTATATACTTTAAACCGCTAATCTTATGCTTTAAACCGCTAATCTTACGCTTTaaatccgacacctccgactctaacgtagcgatcttgtcctgcGCCTTATTTATCTTACCTCGTATGCTGCTAacagcctcctttaatacagacttcttttctaccggctcctccttaattTTTACCTGCTCTCTAGCAAAATACGGAGGCTtgcccttatagtagtagtaagcgtAGGTAGCGAGAGTCTTAGAAGTTTTATAGTCGAGTCCGCGATCCTCGTACTAGCCGTACTTAGTAACCGCCGGAATGCCTGTTATTTattattagcctacgagccttactaagagctGTGCGAGCTAcattaccttcgtccgtctctataactctaTATGCATAATTGTATCTTATAAGcatctaacgtccgctcttcttagTGTTTTTATTACTGCTCTATGCTCTAATAAGGGCAtcgttctattagaggtTAGAGATATACCAGAAGTCTTTAgaggtagctatagtaggcttgtcgtagacgagaaggtcggTAGGCAGCTAAGGAGCAGGAGCGATAGCTgtagtagatatagtcgCTAGCTTATCGTCGTTATCGTCGGAGAGAGAAAGTCCGCGTAGGCGATTAgggtcgcgagccttacCAAGTTCCGTATTAAGTAGTATCTAACTAGCTATTTTCACGTACGCGCGAGGGTGCGATATTGCGAGCGGTGTGTATTGTGTAACGAGCGAGCTGCGAGCGCGCGcggtagagtagtagaagtagtagtgttaataagaggtttaagagtcgaagaaaataaCACTTATCTAACCAAACGGCGTATTAGCGCGCGCACTTACATATAATTGTCGATATTGTCGATAGAGTAACTCTGCTGCTGTATAGGTAACAATACAAGCAATTGGCGacaatagtagtagtagtgttgtAATTGTAAGAAATGAGAATTAAGGTAGTAACCTAAACTGCGATATAGGACACGATCTGTGGAGCGTCGGAGCTATCGCCGATAGGCCCCCAATCACGTTC from Zymoseptoria tritici IPO323 chromosome 6, whole genome shotgun sequence encodes the following:
- the MgFus3 gene encoding mitogen-activated protein kinase (Mitogen-activated protein Kinase), coding for MSRTAQQQQQQGSRKISFNVSEQYDIQDVVGEGAYGVVCSALHKPSGQKVAIKKISPFDHSMFALRTLREMKLLRYFNHENIISILDIQKPKSYETFTEVYLIQELMETDMHRVIRTQELSDDHCQYFIYQTLRALKAMHSANVLHRDLKPSNLLLNANCDLKVCDFGLARSAASTEDNQGFMTEYVATRWYRAPEIMLTFKEYTKAIDVWSVGCILAEMLSGKPLFPGKDYHHQLTLILDVLGTPTMEDYYGIKSRRAREYIRSLPFKKKIPWKAMFPKTSDLALDLLEKLLAFNPTKRITVEEALKHPYLEPYHDPEDEPNAEPIPEEFFDFDKNKDNLSKEQLKRLIYEEIMR